A genomic segment from Sulfolobales archaeon encodes:
- the pdxS gene encoding pyridoxal 5'-phosphate synthase lyase subunit PdxS, protein MVDAYIFLERLRDLLYSLLEQRDRARESGLEVIPLREAVPLVKYGFISMFKGGVIMDVTSDKQAEIAEDAGAVGVMVLDKLPYDVRMAGGVARTADLRVIESVMNTITIPVSAKCRIGHSEEARLLEEIGVDLIDESEVLTPVDEKAHIDKWAFKTPFVNGARNLPEALRRIYEGASMIRTKGEPGTGNVAEAVKHMKLVNRDIAMLRGHYLRGDYEAIWVYSKENSVPYELTLLTARLGRLPVVNFAAGGIATPADAALMMWLGADGVFVGSGIFKSSDPEARARAIVLATSFYDDPEAVVEAQKMVSEKQAMMGIDIRSLKPEQLMQVRGV, encoded by the coding sequence CTGGTGGATGCATATATATTTCTCGAGAGGTTGAGGGATCTATTGTATTCGCTTCTGGAACAGAGGGATCGTGCTAGAGAGTCTGGGCTTGAGGTGATCCCTCTGAGAGAAGCTGTTCCCCTGGTGAAGTATGGGTTCATATCTATGTTCAAGGGCGGTGTAATCATGGATGTTACCAGCGATAAGCAGGCTGAGATAGCTGAGGATGCCGGTGCCGTGGGTGTGATGGTTCTCGATAAACTCCCCTACGATGTTAGGATGGCTGGTGGTGTTGCTAGGACAGCAGATCTCAGGGTGATCGAATCTGTTATGAATACAATCACAATACCTGTCTCGGCTAAGTGTAGGATAGGGCATTCCGAGGAGGCAAGGCTTCTCGAGGAGATAGGGGTTGACTTGATAGATGAGAGCGAGGTCCTCACACCTGTTGATGAGAAGGCCCATATAGATAAATGGGCTTTCAAAACACCCTTTGTCAACGGTGCCAGGAATCTTCCAGAGGCTCTGAGGAGGATCTATGAGGGCGCATCTATGATCAGAACTAAGGGCGAGCCTGGGACTGGGAATGTTGCTGAGGCTGTTAAGCATATGAAGCTCGTTAACAGGGATATAGCGATGCTTAGGGGCCACTACCTGAGAGGGGATTACGAGGCTATATGGGTATATTCTAAGGAGAATAGCGTTCCATACGAGCTTACCCTCCTAACAGCTAGGCTTGGAAGGCTGCCCGTGGTTAACTTCGCAGCAGGAGGCATAGCTACTCCCGCAGATGCTGCGCTCATGATGTGGCTAGGTGCTGATGGTGTGTTCGTTGGTTCTGGGATATTTAAGAGCAGCGATCCAGAGGCAAGGGCTAGGGCTATCGTGCTTGCAACCTCATTCTACGACGATCCCGAGGCGGTTGTTGAGGCCCAGAAGATGGTTTCTGAGAAGCAGGCTATGATGGGGATAGATATAAGGAGCTTGAAGCCTGAGCAGCTTATGCAGGTTAGGGGTGTGTGA
- a CDS encoding SPFH domain-containing protein has protein sequence MPLDPVSLVLIIFALIIILIILARSIRIVPEYERLVVFRLGRMIGVRGPGLVFLVPIIDTAQRVDLREFVIDIPPQTCITKDNAPVDIDLLVYLKVFDPVKAVTAVSNYVTASTGIAVTT, from the coding sequence ATGCCCCTAGACCCTGTGAGCCTTGTGCTAATAATATTCGCTTTAATAATAATTCTAATCATACTCGCCAGATCTATAAGGATTGTACCAGAATATGAGAGGCTAGTGGTTTTCAGACTCGGAAGGATGATCGGTGTTAGAGGCCCTGGACTAGTATTCCTGGTACCCATCATAGATACAGCACAGAGGGTGGATCTCAGGGAGTTCGTTATAGATATACCTCCGCAGACATGTATAACCAAGGATAATGCACCAGTAGATATAGATCTTCTTGTATATCTAAAGGTATTCGATCCCGTGAAAGCGGTTACAGCTGTTAGCAACTATGTAACAGCATCCACAGGCATTGCTGTAACCACTTT
- a CDS encoding NfeD family protein, whose amino-acid sequence MISPRFIMLFLIITLIGVYQHISSSLEFSQSNAALAVEVRGNIDGGMASLIERAVGDAREGGFSVILIVDSYGGYVASADRISEVLISSGVKCIAYIPPGGKAVSAASMVSLACGKIYMAPGSSIGAAKPIPSDDKTVNYVASRFRALAERAYGDPEKVRIAERFVRESLTLTDREAISMGIALPAKELGDVLSAENLSIVETYRKGYFEELISILSDPLISSLILTIGFYLILAEIFITGFQGYAIAGALLILLALYGMSIVPPDLLSIALLLSGMVLVIIELITPGLGAFGIAGAIMLGLGIYMLITQRPPGTLSVDVIAIAILITSFAGIIGFIVYKAAQTIRMKRYKPEEMLIGKIGIAKTDISETSPGVVYVAGEDWTAYSVSGKIPSGSKVVVVSVEGLILRVKIYEE is encoded by the coding sequence ATGATAAGCCCTAGGTTTATCATGCTATTCCTGATAATAACTCTTATAGGTGTTTACCAGCATATTTCATCCTCCCTAGAGTTTAGCCAGAGCAATGCTGCTCTAGCTGTGGAGGTTAGAGGTAATATAGATGGGGGCATGGCATCTCTTATAGAGAGGGCTGTAGGGGATGCTAGGGAGGGGGGATTCTCTGTTATATTGATCGTGGATAGCTATGGAGGCTATGTAGCTTCTGCAGATAGGATCTCAGAGGTCTTGATATCCTCGGGTGTTAAATGCATAGCATATATACCACCTGGTGGGAAGGCTGTATCAGCAGCCTCCATGGTTTCCCTAGCATGTGGCAAGATCTATATGGCTCCTGGGAGCTCTATAGGTGCTGCTAAGCCCATACCATCTGATGATAAGACCGTCAACTATGTTGCATCCCGCTTCAGAGCTTTAGCTGAGAGAGCATATGGAGATCCTGAGAAGGTGAGGATCGCTGAGAGGTTTGTGAGGGAGAGCCTAACCCTAACAGATAGAGAGGCTATCTCCATGGGCATTGCACTCCCTGCTAAGGAGTTGGGGGATGTGCTATCCGCTGAGAATCTCTCGATTGTAGAGACATATAGAAAGGGCTACTTCGAAGAGCTGATCTCGATACTATCTGACCCCCTTATATCCTCTCTAATACTTACAATAGGGTTCTACCTAATACTAGCAGAGATCTTTATAACAGGCTTCCAGGGGTACGCAATCGCGGGAGCCCTATTAATACTTCTAGCACTCTATGGTATGAGCATAGTACCTCCAGATCTGCTTTCAATAGCATTGCTACTATCTGGCATGGTGCTGGTGATCATAGAACTTATAACCCCAGGCCTAGGAGCTTTTGGCATTGCAGGAGCTATAATGCTCGGCCTCGGGATATATATGCTTATCACCCAGAGGCCCCCAGGGACTCTAAGTGTAGATGTGATAGCCATAGCTATTCTAATAACATCATTCGCAGGGATCATAGGTTTTATAGTGTATAAAGCGGCACAGACTATTAGGATGAAGAGATATAAGCCGGAGGAGATGCTCATCGGAAAAATCGGGATAGCCAAAACAGATATCAGCGAGACAAGCCCAGGTGTTGTATATGTAGCTGGGGAGGACTGGACAGCATACTCTGTCTCGGGGAAGATACCTTCTGGCTCTAAGGTAGTGGTGGTATCTGTAGAGGGCCTTATACTGAGGGTAAAGATATATGAGGAATAG